The sequence GGCTATATGTTAATAGACGAAATGTCACATTAGCGATGGTTATTTTATTAAAAAAGCTTAACGAAATTCGTTTTCTTGAGCTCAGCCCTTCTTGACCACCGAGCAGATAAACATAATCTTTTTTTAATAAATCACTTTTACCCTGCTCCAATGATTTGATTAAACAGGCTAATTTTTTATCAATAATAACATCGTCCTCGAGAATCAAAGCCCATTCGATATCCTTTTTTATAATATATTGATGAATTGATTGATGGCTCAAACTACAGGCAATTTCATTCACCCCACTTGCCTTCACTTCAAATTTGCTAGAATTAGGCGATTTAAACCAAGGCATGTCATCTTTAGTCAATTTACTCCCTTCAATGGCGTCAACCATCGTAAAAGGTAAAGCTTGTGACGACAATGCATTACTAATTTGTGTTCTTCTATCTGTATCCTTTTTTAAAGAAATAATAAAAATAGGGCAAGATTTATTCATTGACGCCACCAAAACTTTATATTTAATAATATTTTAACATAAATTATAACTAATCAATTTTATTTTACGACTATTTTTTACTTTCAAAACTAAACCGCAATCAGCATGATTTATTCTAGTATTCATTACAAAACTAGCATAATAATTTTTAAAAAAAAATTAAAACAATTTATTATGTTGAAACTTAATTAAAAATGTTATTTATCATGTGTAATAAATTATTAAACAATAAATTTAATTAATTAAATGCATACAAAATAATATTAATTTAATCACTATATTTACCTATCATGATATTAATTATCATAAAAATAAAATGAGAGACTAATTTATATTATTTAAAAAAAATACTTAATTTGACGTAACAAACTGATTTCAAACAGATAAAAAATTATTTTAAATCATATAACCATTACAATATATTATCTTTACTTTCAACAAGGTATAAGTTTTTATTCATTTCTAAAAATATAATTTTTATTGATCAATTTTTATAAAGTATAATAATGATAGTGATGGTTTTTTCTTTCCACTAACGCTAAAATCAGTAACTGTTTACAATAAAATTAATACTTCTTTGCCAAAAGGAAACTTAATGTATTTCAATAGTAAGGAGATCATACTAACAAGCTATGAATTCTCATCTGCTGCGGCAAAAAATTGCCAATATCATATTGCTTACGGCGCAGATATGAATTTCTCCCTTGGCACAGCGATTTCAATCTGTTCGGTGCTACATTTTAATAAAAATTATACCTTTCACTTCTATATCTTCACTGATATGATTTCTGAATGCGAACTAAAAAAATATGATCAACTAACAAAATCTTATAATACAAAAATAACAATATTTCTCATTGATACGCTACAGTTAAAAAAATTACCAACAAATAAATTATGGTCTAATGCAATCTATTTTCGCTTTATCATTGCAAATTATTTTCATAATAAAACCAATAAAATATTATATTTAGATTCAGACATTATTTGTTCGGGTGATATATCAGAATTATTCGACATCAATTTAAACCAGCATATTATTGCTGCTGTCGCTGATCGCGACCAATACCTGTGGAAAAAACGGGCTGAAATGTTAGCAACACCAGAAATAGCTAATGGTTACTTTAACTCAGGTGTTATGCTAATTGATACTGATAAATGGCACAAAAATAAGATAACTGAGAAAACAATAAATATATTACTTGATGACAAGACAAAAGCAAAGTTTATATTTTATGATCAAGATGCATTGAATATATCGCTGGTAAATCAAGTTTTATTTTTAGATAAAAAATTTAATACCCAATTTAGTATTAATTACGAGTTAAAAAATAAAACATTATTTCCTGTAATTGATAATGTAAAATTCATTCATTATATTGGCCCGACAAAACCATGGAATAATTGGTCAGAATACCCAAGTACCCATCTCTTTATCACAATAAAAGAAAATTCTCCTTGGAAAACTACCCCGCTCATGGCAGCATCAACATCTAACCAATATAGATATGCTGCGAAGCATATGTTTAATAAGAAAAAATACTTTAAATGGCTATTAAATTATCTCTATTATTTTATTAATAAAGCCTATAAAAAAAAATAGCGAATGACAAAAGCCCAAAAAATGGATAATTGCTATTTGATAATTAACATTCATCCATTTTATAGTTAACTTTTTCAATTAATTAGATATAAAAAAAATATTTTCAATTTAATTTACTTTCTGAATCTATATATTCAAATTGCGCTTTGGTCAATGTTAAATGAATGGCTTTCACAAAACTTTCAACTTGAGCAATGGTAGTTGCACTAGCAATTGGTGCGGTGATCCCATTAAAAGCCATTAACCAGGCAAGCGCAACTTCCGCTAATGTAGCTTGATGATCATCAGCAACTACCTGCAATGCCTTGAGAATTTTTTCGCCTCTTTGATTAAGGTATTTATCGATATCATTTTTCCTAGGACTATTATTTAAATCACTTTGACGACGATATTTCCCAGTTAAAAAACCAGATGCCAAACTATAATAAGTGACAACACCAATATTTTCTTTGATACAGAGTTCCTTCAACTTATCATCAAAAGCGGCACGATCATAAATATTATATTCCGGTTGTAATACTTGATAACGCGGTAAACACTGATTATCCGCCACTTCTAACGCCGTTTTTAATTGTTCTGCATCCAAATTTGAAGCGCCTATAGCACGAATTTTACCCGTTATTAAAAGCTTCAGATAAGCATTTAACGTCTCTTCATGAGGGGTATTTATGTCCGGCCAATGGCAAAAATAGAGATCAATGTAATCTGTTTGCAAACGCCGCAATGAGTCCTCAACCGCGTTGATAATCCAGCGAGCAGACAGACCTCGCTTACCGGGTGAACCTAAATCTGCGTCCACTTTGGTAAAAATAATTAATTTATCTCTGGCAATGGAATGTTTAGTCAGCCAATTACCAATGATGGTTTCCGATTCTCCACCTTGATTACCGGCTGCCCAACGTGAATAAACATCTGCCGTATCAATGGCAATTAAACAATTATCATAGAGAGCATCTAAGATGGTGAAACTCTCTTTTTCATTGATAGTCCAGCCAAAAACATTACCACCAAAAACAAGGGGTGGAATAACAAATCCTGTTGAACCTAACCTACGCAATTGCATATTTCCTCACTTATTTATTAAATAAAGCGAATATACTCACTAGAAGATTGTAATGGTGCTCTTACAACAAGATTATATTTAAAACGTTACCGCCTATTTAACTTACAGATATACTACTACAAGTTAGTTATATTGATGATTTCTTACCAATAACCTAGTAACTTCCACCATAAACTACCGATGACAAACCAAATAAGAAGATTGACCACACTTAATATAAAACCAATTTTCCACCATTCAGCTAAAGTTGTATAACCCGAACCAAAAATAATCGGCGCGGTACCTGTGGCATAATGTGTTAACGACATCATTAATGATGAAGAGAAAGCCAAGATCAATGCGAGCAAAATAGGTGGAGCGCCCAATGCTAATCCAGCAGTGAAAAATGCCGCAAACATTGCCATAATATGGGCGGTAGTGCTGGCAAAAAAGTAATGAGAATAGACGTATATTAAAACAAGTAACAGCATGCCGCCAATCCAGCCGATGCCCATATGATCAATAGCATCACCAACTGTTTGAGAAAACCAGTTAGTCAGTCCAAGCTTACTTAGAAAAGATGCCATCATAACCAATGCCGCAAACCAAGTAATTGTGTCCCAGGCTCCCTTGGTTTTCAAAATATCATCCCAAGCTAATACGCCTGTACACAGTAAAACGGAAAGACCAATGAATGCCGCAGCCGTAGGATTAATAGTAAATGCGCTACCAAAAATAAGCGCAGGCACGCCAGCCCACATCAACAATAGCATGGCAAATACCGCTAAAGTAATTTTTTCTGCAGTCGAAATAGGCCCAAGCTTATGTAATTTTTGCTTAGCAAAATTTGGCGCATCTGGTGTTACTTTGATTTCAGGTGGATAAATCCAATAAATAATTAATGGCATAATGAATAACGAAATTATGCCTGGTATAAAAGCGGCTATTGCCCACATTCCCCAATTGATCTCAAATGGAGGGGTGGTATTTTCCATAATCAAACTGACAATCAATGGATTAGGTGCAGTTGCCGTAATAAACATCGCTGATGTAATTGGATTGATATTAAAATTAACCAATGAAAGATAGCGGCCAATTTTTTGTGAACTACTTGATTCGGGATTAGAGCCAAAACTATTTGAAATTGAGCGCATAATAGGATGAATAATTCCACCACCACGCGCAGTATTACTTGGTGTAACTGGCGCTAATATTGTCTCTGCGATCGCTAATGAATAAGCAATACCCAAGGTCTTTTTGCCAAATAAAGAAATAAAATAATAACCAATACGAGCACCTAATCCTGTCTTATTTAGACTAACAGAGATCATTATTGAAATACCTATCAACCAAATAAGTTGATTTGAAAAACCACTCAATGCGTCATTAATTGCTGCCGTCGGATTATTGGGATTCGTTACTCCAGTAATAGCAATTAAAGCAATAGCGATAATGGAGATTGCACCTATAGGTAAAGCTTTACCAATAATAGCGGTTATAGTTCCAATAAAAAGCGCAAATAATTGCCAAGCATTAACATCTACACCGTCAGGAGCGGGAATAATAAACCAGATGATCAGAGTGATTGTAATAGCAATTATGGTTGGTAAAGGTTTGAATGGGGTCAATTTATCCATATTGTATTATCCAATTGGTGAAACATATTTAGACAAGAAATAATTAACAACTTATAAATGAACAAAATCACGCTAACAAATCATACAACTACTTATTATATAAATTTATAGATTAGTAACTATATTTATTTTTATCAAGCTTACTAATAAAGAAATATTGATTTATAATTTTATTAAATTATCTAACTTATTCTTTTAATTTTCACCTCTTTATTATAAGAATAAGTTATTTTTATATGTTAAAACTGTGATATGTATTACAAAAATTACAATTAATTTTATTTATTAATTTACTGTAACGAACTATTTCTATTTTTTACTCTTAATGATATTCTTAATATAGAAAATTAACTATAATTAGTAATGGTTTAATTATGTCAAAAAACAAACAGTATTTATTATTTTATAAAAAAAGTAAATCCATTTAAAAATAAGAATTACTTTATAAAAAATAATATATTTTATATTACAATATAATGTATAAATCTATTTATTTTGAATAGTGCTAAAATTAAAGTGACAAAATACAGCAGCAAATAAATTTGTCCATCTGTACTAACTTGAAGCCAATAAAAATGGCCTTTAACATTACTGGTAAAGACCATGCAATAATTTTATATCAGTTAAGCTACTCTTTTTTCTCTAACCATTCAGTATGAAAGATACCTTCTTTATCAATTCTTTTATAAGTATGAGCGCCAAAATAATCACGTTGTGCCTGAATTAAATTTGCCGGTAAAACTGCAGAACGATAGCTATCATAATAAGAAATTGCTGCCGTAAGTGTAGGTAACGGAATACCATTTTGTATACCAAAACAGACAATATCGCGTAATGATTGCTGATATTCATCAGTAATGTTTTTAAAATAAGGCGCTAACATTAAGTTTGCTAAAGACGGGTTTTGGCTATACGCATCGGTAATTTTTTGCAAAAATTGCGCCCGAATAATACAGCCTGCGCGAAAAATCCTAGCAATTTCACCATAATTTAGCTGCCATTTATATTCATCCGATGCGGCCTTTAATTGCTGGAAACCTTGTGCATAAGACACAATTTTACCTAAATAAAGTGCACGGCGAACCTTTTCAATAAATTCCTGCTTATCACCTTTAAATGAATTAACAACCGGCCCAGTCAGAATTTTTGCCGCTGCCACCCGCTGCACTTTCAAAAAAGAAAGATAACGTGCAAATACCGATTCAGTAATAAGCGTGACCGGTACTCCCAAGTCTAATGCACTTTGACTGGTCCATTTTCCGGTTCCTTTATTTGCAGCCTCATCCAATATAACATCAATCAAATAATTACCAGTTTTATCTTCTTTCTTACGAAAAATATCCGCCGTAATTTCGATTAGATAACTGCTTAATTCACCTTTATTCCATTCAGTAAAAATATCGGCTAATTCTTCATTATTTAACTTTAATGCGTTTTTGAGAATTGAATAAACTTCAGCAATAAGCTGCATATCACCATACTCGATGCCATTATGTACCATTTTTACATAATGACCTGCCCCATCAGCACCAATATAGCTTACACAAGGCTCTCCATCGGCCTTGGCAGCAATTTGCTGTAAGATAGGTGCCACTAAGTCATAAGCTTGTTTCTGCCCACCAGGCATGATAGAAGGCCCCTTTAATGCGCCTTCTTCACCGCCAGAGACGCCGGTGCCAATAAAATTAAACCCTTGCGCTGAAAGTTCTTGATTACGTCGAATAGTATCCTGAAAATAAGTATTACCACCGTCGATTAGGATATCACCTTTATCCAGATATGGTGTTAATGAAGCTATAGTTTTATCTGTCGCCTCACCCGCTTTTACCATTAATAAAATACGACGTGGTTTTTCTAATGAATCAACAAATTCCTTAATCGTATGACAGGGGATTAATTTTCTACCTGGATTTTCTTTAACCACTTCATCGGTTTTTTCTTTAGAACGATTAAAAATCGAAACCGAATAACCCCGGCTTTCAATATTGAGCGCCAAATTACGCCCCATAACAGCCATACCAACTACACCAATTTGTTGTTTTGACATGAAAAACTCCTGCCTGACAATTCATTACCCACAGTTAACGAGCAAATATATTTTTACGTATTGATATATTAACTTACTCTATAGTTTGGTGATAGTATTTCATGCCGTTAACAACACGATATTTAGGCTAAAAACGATTAAAAAAACGTTATTATATTGAAATTTTTGTTCAAAGTGCCCATTATTCTAAAGGTCGGCATAAGCCGTCATATTAGAGGGTAAAATAAATTTTATGGAATGGATCGCTGATCCTACGATGTGGGCGGGGCTTCTTACTCTTATCGTACTCGAAATCGTGCTTGGCATTGATAATTTAGTTTTTATTGCGATCTTAGCGGATAAATTACCAGCCAAGTTACGTAATAAAGCAAGAATAACTGGTTTAACATGCGCACTATTTATGCGTGTTATCTTATTGTTTAGTCTTACTTTACTCGTTTCCTTAACCAATCCTATTATTAACATTTGGGATCACCCATTTAGCGCGCGCGATATATTAATGCTTGGTGGTGGACTTTTTCTGCTTTTTAAAGCCACTATGGAGCTTAATGAGCGGTTAGAAGGTAAAGATAAACAATCTGGCAAACAACGCAAAACGGCAAAATTTTGGGCTGTTGTAGCACAAATCATTGTATTAGATGCTATTTTTTCACTTGATTCAGTGATTACTGCCGTTGGTATGGTTGAACATATTGGCATTATGATTGCAGCAGTCACTATTGCAATGATCTTAATGATTATTGCTAGTAGACCATTAACCATGTTCGTTAATACCCATCCAACTATTGTTATTCTCTGCCTTAGTTTCTTACTTATGATCGGTTTTAGCTTAGTGGCTGAAGGATTCGGTTATCAGATACCGAAAGGCTATTTATACGCCGCTATTGGTTTCTCTATTATAATTGAATCGCTTAATCAATTTGCTTCCTTTAATCGACGCCGTTTTTTAAAAGGCACCAAATCACTA is a genomic window of Arsenophonus apicola containing:
- a CDS encoding glycosyltransferase family 25 protein, which codes for MNKSCPIFIISLKKDTDRRTQISNALSSQALPFTMVDAIEGSKLTKDDMPWFKSPNSSKFEVKASGVNEIACSLSHQSIHQYIIKKDIEWALILEDDVIIDKKLACLIKSLEQGKSDLLKKDYVYLLGGQEGLSSRKRISLSFFNKITIANVTFRLLTYSPDKIFRACCYLIHRSTCERIIAEFAREFFVADSWGLLYKKQAVKGYYLAEIIKHPIVTVENSNLEADRRKYSNKAERRKRGSFESIFASILLQIRRFLRSLIFWQK
- a CDS encoding glycosyltransferase; protein product: MYFNSKEIILTSYEFSSAAAKNCQYHIAYGADMNFSLGTAISICSVLHFNKNYTFHFYIFTDMISECELKKYDQLTKSYNTKITIFLIDTLQLKKLPTNKLWSNAIYFRFIIANYFHNKTNKILYLDSDIICSGDISELFDINLNQHIIAAVADRDQYLWKKRAEMLATPEIANGYFNSGVMLIDTDKWHKNKITEKTINILLDDKTKAKFIFYDQDALNISLVNQVLFLDKKFNTQFSINYELKNKTLFPVIDNVKFIHYIGPTKPWNNWSEYPSTHLFITIKENSPWKTTPLMAASTSNQYRYAAKHMFNKKKYFKWLLNYLYYFINKAYKKK
- a CDS encoding aldo/keto reductase, with product MQLRRLGSTGFVIPPLVFGGNVFGWTINEKESFTILDALYDNCLIAIDTADVYSRWAAGNQGGESETIIGNWLTKHSIARDKLIIFTKVDADLGSPGKRGLSARWIINAVEDSLRRLQTDYIDLYFCHWPDINTPHEETLNAYLKLLITGKIRAIGASNLDAEQLKTALEVADNQCLPRYQVLQPEYNIYDRAAFDDKLKELCIKENIGVVTYYSLASGFLTGKYRRQSDLNNSPRKNDIDKYLNQRGEKILKALQVVADDHQATLAEVALAWLMAFNGITAPIASATTIAQVESFVKAIHLTLTKAQFEYIDSESKLN
- a CDS encoding DASS family sodium-coupled anion symporter, encoding MDKLTPFKPLPTIIAITITLIIWFIIPAPDGVDVNAWQLFALFIGTITAIIGKALPIGAISIIAIALIAITGVTNPNNPTAAINDALSGFSNQLIWLIGISIMISVSLNKTGLGARIGYYFISLFGKKTLGIAYSLAIAETILAPVTPSNTARGGGIIHPIMRSISNSFGSNPESSSSQKIGRYLSLVNFNINPITSAMFITATAPNPLIVSLIMENTTPPFEINWGMWAIAAFIPGIISLFIMPLIIYWIYPPEIKVTPDAPNFAKQKLHKLGPISTAEKITLAVFAMLLLMWAGVPALIFGSAFTINPTAAAFIGLSVLLCTGVLAWDDILKTKGAWDTITWFAALVMMASFLSKLGLTNWFSQTVGDAIDHMGIGWIGGMLLLVLIYVYSHYFFASTTAHIMAMFAAFFTAGLALGAPPILLALILAFSSSLMMSLTHYATGTAPIIFGSGYTTLAEWWKIGFILSVVNLLIWFVIGSLWWKLLGYW
- the gndA gene encoding NADP-dependent phosphogluconate dehydrogenase, producing the protein MSKQQIGVVGMAVMGRNLALNIESRGYSVSIFNRSKEKTDEVVKENPGRKLIPCHTIKEFVDSLEKPRRILLMVKAGEATDKTIASLTPYLDKGDILIDGGNTYFQDTIRRNQELSAQGFNFIGTGVSGGEEGALKGPSIMPGGQKQAYDLVAPILQQIAAKADGEPCVSYIGADGAGHYVKMVHNGIEYGDMQLIAEVYSILKNALKLNNEELADIFTEWNKGELSSYLIEITADIFRKKEDKTGNYLIDVILDEAANKGTGKWTSQSALDLGVPVTLITESVFARYLSFLKVQRVAAAKILTGPVVNSFKGDKQEFIEKVRRALYLGKIVSYAQGFQQLKAASDEYKWQLNYGEIARIFRAGCIIRAQFLQKITDAYSQNPSLANLMLAPYFKNITDEYQQSLRDIVCFGIQNGIPLPTLTAAISYYDSYRSAVLPANLIQAQRDYFGAHTYKRIDKEGIFHTEWLEKKE